The nucleotide sequence CCGGCGGAGGGCTTCGGCGAAGCTGCGGGTGTCGATGCCCACCTGCCGCTGGTGGATGATAGACAACTGGGACTTGTAGACGTATTCCACCGGGTCCTCGATGGTGACCACGTGGTCCCTCCGCTTGCGGTTGATCTCGTCGATGAGGGCGGCGAGGGTGGTGGTTTTTCCGTGGCCGGTGGGGCCGGTGACGAGGAAGAGGCCCCTGTGCTGGTCGGTGACCCCGAGCAGGCACCGGGGCAGGCCCAGCTCCTCGATGGAGCGTATCCGCATGGGGATGAGCCGGAGGGCCAGGGTCATGTTACCCGATTCGAAAAAGCAGTTTCCCCTGAAGCGGGCTTCTTCACCCGTAGGGGCGTGGTAGGTGAAGCTGAAGTCGAGTTCCCTGCTTTGGCGGTACGATGCCATCTGCTCGGGCTGGAGGATTGCGGATATGGCCTGTTCTACGTCCTCAGGAGTGAGGAGTGAGAGCCCCGCCGCGGGGTGGAGGTCGCCGTCGATCCGGAAGCACGGAAGATGGCCGACGCCGAGGTGAAGGTCGCTTGCGCCCGAACGGAGCACTTCCGCCAGCAGATCGTGTATCTTGATATTCATTTCGTTCACCTCGCCTTATCTAAAAGGTGGTCGTCAGAACTTCTTCCACGCTTGTTCTGCCTTCGAGTATCTTCCGTATGCCTGATTTTCTGAGGCTTTTCATGCCGTTGTTCAGCGCTTCCTTTCTGAGGACGTCGGCGGAGGCTCCGGAGACGATGAGCTG is from Aminivibrio sp. and encodes:
- a CDS encoding type IV pilus twitching motility protein PilT, yielding MNIKIHDLLAEVLRSGASDLHLGVGHLPCFRIDGDLHPAAGLSLLTPEDVEQAISAILQPEQMASYRQSRELDFSFTYHAPTGEEARFRGNCFFESGNMTLALRLIPMRIRSIEELGLPRCLLGVTDQHRGLFLVTGPTGHGKTTTLAALIDEINRKRRDHVVTIEDPVEYVYKSQLSIIHQRQVGIDTRSFAEALRRVLRQDPDVILIGEMRDLETVSSAITAAETGHLVFATLHTQDAAQSIDRIIDVFPPHQQQQIRIQLSAVLLGICSQQLIPRSGGGRVVGTELLFANPAVRNCIKEGKTNQIKTLIQTGGSSGMHTMEQCLADMVNEGLLSMETAMAYAYDSKDLQRILFGQN